A stretch of Podospora bellae-mahoneyi strain CBS 112042 chromosome 5, whole genome shotgun sequence DNA encodes these proteins:
- a CDS encoding hypothetical protein (EggNog:ENOG503NY6D; COG:O) gives MTLLETGRAVLSSSLLNLRGGDIFSLSESTPELVEQFTKSRAFLDENSAMARALRAVEDIENHRYRVGLRSQYARRIYKDKLTRAIESIRKKPMFEGFMSHATETDMLHAAKDGPMVALNVTHQLPNLDIQSIQARSSDPQSVETLSWLWDNIVLPVLDYLGYHGPPAGTGNSGSMPHIWWTPPAH, from the exons ATGACCCTACTCGAGACGGGTCGAGCGGTACTGTCAAGCTCACTCCTCAATCTACGCGGAGGTGACATTTTCAGTTTGAGCGAGTCTACTCCTGAGCTGGTAGAACAATTCACCAAAAGCCGCGCTTTTCTTGACGAAAACAGTGCTATGGCGCGCGCTTTGAGGGCAGTGGAAGATATCGAAAATCACAGGTACCGTGTCGGGCTTAGGTCTCAATATGCCCGCCGGATCTACAAGGACAAGCTGACCAGAGCGATTGAGTCGATTCGCAAGAAGCCAATGTTTGAGGGCTTCATGAGCCATGCAACCGAGACTGATATGCTGCATGCGGCAAAGGATGGACCAATGGTTGCACTAAATGTTAC TCATCAACTGCCCAACCTCGATATCCAATCCATCCAAGCCCGCAGCTCAGATCCACAGTCGGTCGAGACGCTGAGCTGGCTCTGGGACAACATCGTCCTACCTGTGTTGGACTACCTCGGCTACCATGGTCCCCCCGCTGGCACTGGCAACTCAGGCTCCATGCCACACATTTGGTGGACTCCACCGGCTCACTGA
- a CDS encoding hypothetical protein (EggNog:ENOG503P1U2; COG:S), which yields MPEFLNKNMPYHGVTPHLVPFLPYIEKTDDSPLDGAWRPADSLLRPIDVAVIEGWLGECDGSHWCHSQSRKQRSKPAWVVDVKRRCVVAYKKGEYVALSYVWGPGCDTGSICLVKGNLEQLRQGGGLDKVGGLPRTIADAVRLVGELGVGYLWVDRLCIVQDDLEKGRQLMGMAGIYEGAYFTLVAAQSADASGPLSSRPLQRSRKGLWWGALLTLAPGVGLIGKRKEEGDTPWRRPVNNREAMNSHSIDLLRTVWFQRGWTFQEYLFSRRRVVFHNNTVNWECLCVSLHEHQQRLSSIATNTLLFSRLDHWPSFHRFARLSALFAPRFLTFAEDVHDAFSGAGNHFAVTFPGGLISGLPGGCFFDAALLWQPYSPMEKRHPSNQIQMGEEVLPSWSWLTYRGNVQSESWAAGWSYLATSQHEGGWQVFPTVHWEHSETKDSPRHPASSLETRTHIPDSEDWKESDGHYTHPSIPDTVFSRPIPLPRPHQPQPAVAQRSRYLHCTSKHTTWTLHPKAYHAFAGNCAILALLDQSGNLAGHLRLNTSESDIRHHIQPNPVDLIELSRGQAELQPQSSESAQTEKEERLDMLQRDLSFPFPVPLMEELKTRKAKEKELVLHPLADVFDEWSLPLWPEARNKGLYEFYNIMWIKWLDEEETVAERVAVGRIEKGAWEGRETVVRAVIIA from the exons ATGCCCGAGTTCCTAAACAAAAACATGCCCTACCACGGTGTGACCCCTCACCTGGTCCCCTTCCTGCCCTACATTGAAAAGACGGACGATTCCCCGCTTGACGGGGCATGGAGGCCGGCGGATTCGCTGTTGAGGCCGATAGATGTTGCCGTGATTGAAGGATGGCTGGGAGAGTGTGACGGGAGTCATTGGTGTCATTCCCAGAGTCGGAAACAGAGATCGAAACCtgcttgggtggtggatgttaAACGGAGGTGTGTTGTTGCTTATAAGAAGGGGGAGTATGTAGCGCTGAGCTATGTGTGGGGTCCGGGCTGTGACACTGGGTCGATTTGTTTGGTCAAGGGGAATTTGGAGCAGCTGAGAcagggtggggggttggataAGGTGGGGGGTTTGCCGAGGACGATAGCTGATGCGGTGAGGCTtgttggggagttgggggtgggatatCTCTGGGTGGACAGGTTGTGTATTGTGCAGGATGAtttggagaaggggaggcagTTGATGGGTATGGCGGGGATTTATGAGGGTGCGTATTTTACACTTGTTGCGGCGCAGAGCGCGGATGCTAGTGGACCGCTTAGTTCGAGGCCTTTGCAGAGAAGTAGAaaggggttgtggtggggggcgttgttgacgttggcgcctggggtggggttgattggaaagagaaaggaggagggagatacGCCTTGGAGACGGCCGGTCAATAATCGGGAGGCGATGAACTCTCATTCTATTGACTTGTTGCGGACGGTGTGGTTCCAGAGAGGGTGGACCTTCCAGGAGTACTTATTCagtaggaggagggtggtgtttcaTAACAATACGGTGAACTG GGAATGTCTGTGTGTGTCTTTGCATGAACATCAACAGCGTCTGAGCTCCATTGCAACCAACACACTTCTTTTCTCAAGGCTAGACCATTGGCCCAGCTTTCATCGCTTTGCTCGGCTCTCAGCACTTTTTGCCCCAAGATTCTTAACATTCGCTGAAGATGTCCATGACGCGTTTTCTGGTGCGGGAAATCATTTCGCAGTAACATTCCCCGGCGGACTTATCAGTGGTTTACCTGGGGGCTGTTTCTTTGATGCTGCTCTTCTATGGCAACCCTATTCGCCAATGGAGAAACGCCATCCTTCGAACCAAATCCAAATGGGAGAAGAGGTATTACCGTCTTGGAGCTGGCTGACCTATCGAGGTAATGTACAAAGCGAGAGCTGGGCAGCAGGCTGGAGCTACCTTGCCACTTCGCAACATGAGGGTGGATGGCAAGTGTTTCCAACAGTTCACTGGGAACACTCTGAAACAAAGGACAGTCCTCGGCATCCCGCTTCTTCCCTCGAGACTCGTACACATATCCCTGATAGCGAAGATTGGAAAGAGTCAGACGGCCATTATACCCACCCATCTATACCCGACACGGTTTTCTCCCGCCCgatcccccttccccgtcctcaccagccacaaccaGCCGTCGCCCAACGATCACGCTACCTTCACTGCACATCCAAACACACCACCTggaccctccaccccaaagCCTACCACGCTTTCGCAGGTAACTGCGCCATCCTTGCTCTTCTAGACCAGTCAGGAAACCTCGCCGGACATCTCAGACTCAATACTTCGGAATCAGACATCCGCCACCacatccaacccaaccccgTCGACCTCATCGAGCTCTCGAGAGGACAAGCGGAGCTGCAGCCTCAGTCATCCGAGTCTGCTCAAACCGAAAAGGAAGAACGCCTCGACATGCTCCAGCGAGACTTGAGCTTCCCTTTCCCGGTGCCGTTGATGGAAGAGTTGAAAACGCGCAAggcaaaagagaaggagttggTGCTGCATCCACTTGCTGATGTGTTTGATGAGTGGTCACTTCCGCTTTGGCCAGAGGCGAGGAACAAGGGTCTTTATGagttttataatattatgTGGATCAAgtggttggatgaggaggaaacTGTGGCTGAGAGAGTGGCTGTTGGGAGGATAGAGAAAGgggcttgggagggaagagagacTGTGGTGAGGGCCGTAATTATTGCTTAG
- the BNA4 gene encoding kynurenine 3-monooxygenase, mitochondrial precursor (EggNog:ENOG503NUXH; COG:C), whose translation MEKKQKIVVIGAGPVGSLAALYAASRGNDVEIYELRGDLRDPSTTPLNFTKSINLALSERGLNAMRHAGQPKLIDHVKAATIPMRGRMIHGKKPNGQLYEEAQDYDIHGRAILAIDRGGLNKRLLDILEEMPNVTFFFNHKLTGADFNKNKAWFEVKDGTSSGEKGQRAREIEIDFDFMIGADGAHSAVRYHLMKYTRMDYEQQYIDTLWCEFQIQPKENPEDDSLMSKFQISPNHLHIWPGKKFMFIAIPSDDGTFTCTLFAPAEFYTFLESDPSGTHIPDFFDTYFPGVTDLILPAQLISSFHSNPHLPLISIKCKPYHYSSSAVIVGDAAHAMVPFYGQGMNAGLEDVRILFDILDKHARMDEEIVDHDPASARERALDEYSRVRVQDAHAINDLALQNYVEMRASVLSLSYRFRKWLEEQLSVWLPGLGWQTKYSRVSFGNERYSEVVRKSEHQGRVLMRALTGLLFGALGGPLVAAGVVMAVRYRRAVDVGLRAAMGNVDSMVEYMTMNR comes from the exons atggagaagaagcagaagattGTAGTGATTGGGGCTGGGCCTGTCGGGTCACTGGCAGCTCTGTATGCTGCTAGCCGTGGAAATGACGTCGAAATCTACGAACTGCGGGGAG ACCTCCGTGACCCCTCGACGACGCCACTAAACTTCACAAAGTCCATCAACTTGGCCCTGTCAGAGCGTGGCTTGAATGCTATGCGCCACGCAGGCCAACCAAAGCTCATCGACCACGTCAAAGCTGCCACCATTCCCATGAGAGGCCGCATGATTCACGGAAAGAAACCAAATGGTCAACTTTATGAGGAAGCCCAAGACTATGATATCCATGGAAGG GCAATCCTCGCCATTGACCGCGGTGGCCTCAACAAAAGACTGCTCGATATCCTCGAAGAAATGCCCAAcgtcaccttcttcttcaatcACAAGCTTACAGGAGCCgacttcaacaagaacaaggcgTGGTTTGAGGTGAAAGATGGGACATCATCAGGGGAGAAAGGGCAGCGAGCCCGGGAAATTGAGATCGATTTCGACTTTATGATTGGTGCCGATGGCGCTCACTCGGCAGTCCGATATCACCTTATGAAGTACACCCGCATGGACTATGAGCAACAGTACATCGACACGTTGTGGTGCGAGTTTCAGATTCAGCCCAAGGAAAACCCAGAAGATGATAGCTTGATGTCCAAGTTCCAGATATCGCCTAATCATCTGCACATCTGGCCAGGGAAGAAGTTTATGTTTATCGCCATTCCCAGCGAC GACGGCACCTTCACCTGCACCCTCTTCGCCCCCGCCGAATTCTACACCTTTCTCGAATCCGACCCCTCGGGCACCCACATCCCCGACTTTTTCGACACCTACTTCCCCGGCGTCAccgacctcatcctccctgCCCAattgatctcctccttccactccaacccccacctccccctcatcagcatcaaaTGCAAGCCTTACCACTACAGTTCCTCGGCCGTTATCGTAGGCGACGCCGCTCACGCTATGGTCCCCTTTTACGGTCAAGGCATGAACGCCGGTCTGGAAGACGTCCGCATTCTGTTTGACATCCTAGACAAACACGCACGAATGGACGAAGAAATTGTTGATCATGACCCTGCCTCGGCACGGGAAAGAGCATTGGATGAGTACTCCCGTGTTAGAGTGCAGGATGCTCACGCGATCAATGATTTGGCACTGCAGAATTATGTGGAGATGAGAGCCTCGGTTTTGAGTTTGAGTTATCGGTTTAGGAAGTggctggaggagcagctgAGTGTTTGGTTgcctgggttggggtggcAGACGAAGTATTCGAGGGTGAGTTTTGGGAATGAGAGGTATAGTGAGGTTGTGAGGAAGAGTGAGCACCAGGGCAGGGTGCTGATGAGGGCGTTGACGGGGCTGTTGTTTGGGGCTTTGGGGGGGCcgttggtggcggcgggggtggtgatggcggttcGGTATcggagggcggtggatgtggggttgagggcggcgatggggAATGTGGATAGTATGGTTGAGTATATGACTATGAATAGGtag
- a CDS encoding hypothetical protein (CAZy:CE5; EggNog:ENOG503NZ9I; COG:S), translating into MWPSPKNAFLLLLAHSLVVSGSPIDVEEAEAAVLAKRQCPQIHVFGARETTVAPGFGTAGQVVNLILQAFPGATSEAIQYPACGGQASCGGVQYGESARQGTNAVATAVNNFHTRCPNTQIVLVGYSQGGQIMDNAVCGGPDAGSNINTTTPPISASALNQVKAAIFMGSPRYVAGLSYNVGTCQAQGFAARARGYVCGSNSASKIQNYCDSVDPYCCTGNDQQAHQAYGTKYGQQALTFVRARLNQSGGGTTPTNPTTPVTPQPTQPSNPGGNCAALWGQCGGSGWNGPTCCSQGTCRASNQWYSQCLN; encoded by the exons ATGTGGCCATCACCAAAGAACGcctttctcctcctgctcgcCCACTCCCTGGTCGTCAGTGGTTCGCCTATTGACgttgaggaagccgaggcGGCTGTTCTCGCCAAGCGCCAATGCCCCCAGATCCACGTCTTCGGTGCCCGTGAGACCACTGTCGCTCCCGGTTTCGGCACCGCCGGTCAGGTTGTCAACCTCATTCTGCAGGCCTTCCCCGGTGCCACCAGCGAGGCGATCCAGTATCCTGCTTGCGGCGGTCAGGCCAGCTGCGGCGGTGTACAGTATGGCGAGTCTGCTCGTCAAGGCACCAACGCCGTCGCTACGGCTGTGAACAACTTCCACACCCGCTGCCCCAACACTCAGATCGTCTTGGTTGGCTACTCCCAAGGTGGTCAGATCATGGACAACGCCGTCTGCGGTGGGCCGGATGCTggctccaacatcaacaccaccacccctcccatctccGCCAGCGCGCTCAACCAGGTCAAGGCGGCCATCTTTATGGGCTCTCCCAGATATGTTGCTGGTCTTTCTTACAACGTCGGCACATGCCAAGCTCAGGGT TTCGCCGCCCGCGCCCGCGGCTACGTCTGTGGCTCCAACTCGGCCAGCAAGATCCAAAACTACTGCGACAGCGTCGACCCGTACTGCTGCACCGGCAATGACCAGCAGGCTCACCAGGCCTACGGCACCAAGTACGGACAGCAAGCCCTCACCTTTGTCCGCGCGAGGCTGAACCAgtccggcggcggcaccactcccaccaacCCTACCACTCCCGTCACGCCTCAGCCCACTCAACCCAGCAACCCGGGCGGCAACTGCGCGGCTCTTTGGGGACAGTGCGGTGGCAGCGGGTGGAATGGGCCAACGTGCTGCAGCCAGGGGACGTGCCGTGCTTCTAACCAGTGGTATTCCCAGTGCTTGAACTAG
- the fma1 gene encoding Methionine aminopeptidase 1 (EggNog:ENOG503NUS5; MEROPS:MER0001342; COG:E), with protein sequence MAEEPPTKKKCLGVDCENEASSLQCPKCLSLGIKDSFFCSQDCFKKNWGTHKSMHKTETSIFDPRNLFVPKVVSKPDPDTGYYNPFPTFRFSGPLRPVYPLSPKREVPKSIPHPDYAEDGIPKAGRSLVRANKIEQLNAKEQDGMRKVCRLAREVLDIAAAALRPGITTDEIDEIVHKACIERNSYPSPLNYNHFPKSVCTSVNEVICHGIPDKRVLLDGDIVNLDVTLYHEGFHGDLNETYYVGDRAKADPDTVRVVEAARECLDKAIAMVKPGTLFRDFGNTIEAHAKSKECSVIRTYVGHGINRIFHCPPNIPHYAKNKAVGECKPGMTFTIEPMIALGKYRDITWPDNWTSTTIDGKKTAQFEHTLLVTETGVEVLTARTPTSPGGPVAMPASS encoded by the exons atggccgaAGAACCCCCAACGAAGAAGAAGTGCCTCGGTGTCGACTGCGAAAATGAGGCCAGCTCCCTCCAGTGCCCCAAGTGCTTGAGCTTGGGTATCAAGGACAGCTTCTTCTGCTCGCAGGACTGCTTCAAGAAGAACTGG GGCACACACAAGTCCATGCACAAGACAGAGACCAGTATATTTGACCCCCGAAACTTGTTCGTACCCAAGGTGGTTTCTAAACCCGATCCAGACACCGGCTACTACAACCCATTCCCAACCTTCCGCTTCTCTGGACCCCTCCGACCAGTTTATCCTCTTTCTCCCAAGCGCGAAGTCCCCAAGTCGATACCTCACCCCGATTACGCCGAAGATGGTATTCCCAAGGCTGGCCGATCTCTCGTTAGGGCGAACAAGATTGAGCAGCTCAACGCCAAGGAGCAGGATGGCATGCGCAAGGTCTGCCGTCTGGCCAGAGAAGTTTTGGATATCGCGGCTGCTGCCCTGAGGCcaggcatcaccaccgacgagATTGACGAGATTGTGCACAAGGCCTGCATTGAGCGCAAC TCTTATCCGTCGCCCTTGAACTACAACCACTTCCCCAAGTCTGTGTGCACATCAGTCAACGAGGTTATTTGCCACGGCATTCCCGATAAGCgcgttcttcttgatggcgatATTGTCAACCTTGATGTCACTCTCTACCACGAAGGCTTCCACGGCGATCTCAACGAGACCTACTACGTAGGCGACCGCGCCAAGGCCGATCCTGATACTGTTCGGGTCGTTGAGGCTGCGCGCGAGTGTCTGGACAAGGCGATTGCGATGGTCAAGCCCGGCACTCTCTTCCGCGACTTTGGCAACACGATCGAGGCCCATGCCAAGAGCAAGGAATGCAGCGTTATCCGTACTTATGTTGGCCACGGCATCAACCGTATCTTCCACTGCCCTCCCAACATTCCTCATTatgccaagaacaaggctgTTGGCGAGTGCAAGCCCGGCATGACCTTCACCATTGAACCCATGATCGCGCTGGGCAAGTATAGGGATATCACTTGGCCCGATAACTGGACCAGCACTACTATTGACGGCAAGAAGACTGCCCAGTTTG AGCACACACTACTTGTAACGGAGACCGGTGTTGAGGTTTTGACTGCTCGTACACCAACATCGCCTGGCGGGCCAGTCGCCATGCCTGCTTCTTCTTAA
- a CDS encoding hypothetical protein (EggNog:ENOG503PAST), producing the protein MPNNSRFHHVYARLLQDHPYGWTLYKKFTTDDLYPGCCGYFDSDGDWHYIVELTAGKDLVTSRGWTAPDDEFKPSSLIWGPKKSRSVISHELGGEVAANISSPISPSPKMVFICEKDEGAVLTIQNPVLRHRIYDESATLKWVKENRVGMLRRHRKIVEQHGVWVVNKTYTTARSGVVVMFSNSSTVEIGIGAAVPGMVTLTPLSSWTSGKGDLATEVHDDSNGVVVFMSGIYFSKKRLRAEVKPVVGTNAQNGKLFRGGYVEPDSDEFESENECNGLRILVV; encoded by the exons ATGCCAAACAACTCACGATTCCATCATGTTTATGCCCGCCTTCTCCAGGACCACCCCTACGGATGGACACTATATAAGAAATTTACCACTGATGACCTGTATCCCGGCTGCTGCGGATACTTCGACTCGGACGGTGACTGGCATTACATTGTTGAACTTACCGCTGGGAAAGACCTTGTCACCTCGAGAGGATGGACAGCACCCGATGATGAATTT AAGCCATCTAGCTTGATATGGGGGCCGAAAAAGTCCAGATCCGTGATCTCCCATGAGTTAGGAGGTGAAGTCGCGGCCAA CATATCATCGCCAATCTCACCGTCACCCAAGATGGTGTTCATCTGTGAGAAGGACGAAGGTGCGGTTCTCACGATCCAAAATCCTGTCTTGAGACACCGTATCTATGACGAGTCGGCTACCTTGAAATGGGTCAAAGAGAACAGGGTCGGGATGTTAAGGCGGCACAGGAAGATCGTCGAACAACATGGAGTCTGGGTTGTGAACAAGACATATACCACGGCTCGAAGTGGCGTTGTCGTTATGTTCTCCAACTCTTCCACTGTCGAGATTGGCATCGGGGCTGCGGTTCCGGGCATGGTGACACTGACACCGTTGAGCTCATGGACCTCCGGCAAAGGTGATCTCGCGACAGAGGTTCATGACGACAGCAATGGCGTTGTGGTGTTCATGAGTGGGATATACTTTTCCAAAAAGCGACTGAGGGCTGAAGTAAAACCAGTGGTGGGAACAAATGCCCAAAATGGTAAATTATTCCGTGGAGGTTATGTTGAGCCGGATAGTGATGAATTTGAAAGCGAGAATGAGTGTAACGGGCTCAGGATACTAGTTGTATAA
- a CDS encoding hypothetical protein (EggNog:ENOG50; COG:S), which translates to MSEMRPAGEWEGQITEKDLAWLSFLFPHLCDLDPTDTEHPAPGPGNTIWSAVWLLLDLPYWYRISIFQEAVLADRLLLACPLAATPYSMLEHIADAVRQIDRWCCGHAPSFFQRRIWRTIFKTPPRQEKVYTIQYTRNRRLTFANTSQQPGPTENARMTVYDLAYAAA; encoded by the coding sequence ATGTCCGAAATGAGGCCCGCTGGCGAATGGGAGGGACAAATAACAGAAAAAGACTTGGCTTGGCTTAGCTTTCTATTTCCTCATCTCTGCGACCTAGACCCGACCGACACGGAACATCCCGCCCCCGGTCCAGGAAACACCATCTGGTCTGCCGTGTGGCTTTTGCTGGATTTGCCTTATTGGTATCGGATATCGATCTTTCAGGAAGCGGTGCTCGCAGACCGCTTGTTGCTGGCCTGCCCGCTTGCAGCTACACCATACTCAATGCTGGAACACATTGCCGATGCTGTCCGCCAAATTGATCGGTGGTGCTGCGGTCATGCCCCGAGCTTCTTCCAgcggaggatttggaggacCATCTTCAAGACTCCACCCCGTCAGGAGAAGGTATACACCATCCAATATACACGAAACAGGAGGCTTACCTTTGCCAACACCTCACAACAACCAGGCCCAACCGAGAATGCAAGAATGACAGTCTATGACCTTGCCTACGCCGCTGCCTAG